One Bacillus sp. (in: firmicutes) genomic window, AAATTAAAGCGATGAAGAAAGTAGCAGGTACGCTCCGTCTTGACTTAGCGTCATATCGTGAGCTTGAAGCGTTTGCTCAATTCGGTTCTGACTTAGATAAAGCGACACAAGCAAAACTTGCTCGCGGTGCTCGTACAGTTGAAGTTCTTAAACAAGATCTTCACAAACCGTTAAAAGTAGAAAAGCAAGTAATGATTATTTACGCGTTAACTCGTGGATTCCTAGATGATATTCCAGTGGAAGATATCCGTCGCTTCGAAGACGAATTCTTAAGCTGGTTAGATCATAATCATACTCACCTGTTAGACCACATCCGCGAAACTGGCGATCTTCCTGCGGATGATGATATGGCTGCAGCCATCAACGAATTCAAGAAAACGTTCGTTAAATCTGAATAATTGACGCAGCCTCTCCGGTCGTTGGAGGGGTCGCGTTTCGGTCAATCGGTCTAACAATCTTAAAACGAGGGTGGTGAGAACCAGTGGCATCGTTACGCGAAATTAAAGGTCGCATTAACTCGACGAAGAAGACGAGCCAAATTACAAAAGCGATGGAGATGGTTTCAGCTTCTAAATTAAACCGTGCGGAATTGAACGCGAAATCGTTCGTACCTTACATGGAAAAAATACAAGAAGTTGTAGCCAGCATCGCTCTTGGTAGCAACGATGTGACGCATCCGATGCTCGTAACACGCCCTGTAAAGAAAACCGGTTATTTAGTCATTACGTCTGACCGTGGATTGGCAGGAGCGTACAACAGCAATGTATTGCGTCAAGTGTACCGTACCATTCAAGAACGCCATACTTCTCAAGACGAGTATGCGATTATTGCAATCGGTCGTATTGGACGTGACTTTTTCAAAAAGCGCGGCATGAACGTGGTATTAGATATTACCGGTTTACCAGATCAACCGTCTTTTGCTGATATTAAAGCGATTGCGGGCAAAGCGGTGAACATGTTTGCCGATGGAACGTTCGATGAGCTGTACATGTATTACAATCATTATGTCAGCGCGATCCAACAAGATGTAACAGAGAAAAAGTTGCTTCCATTAACAGACTTAGCGGCTAATAACAACAAGCTTATTTCGTACGAGTTTGAACCGTCTGCAGAGGAAATTTTAGTCACGTTACTTCCTCAATATGCAGAAAGCTTAATTTACGGAGCGCTTCTTGATGCAAAAGCAAGTGAACACGCTGCTCGGATGACAGCGATGAAAAATGCGACGGACAATGCGAAAGAGCTTATTAACACGCTTACGCTTCAATATAACCGTGAACGTCAAGCATCCATTACGCAAGAAATTACAGAGATCGTCGGCGGTGCGGCGGCTCTTGAGTAAATATTTTAGCTGCAGTAGCTTTGCTGCTGTAGCTCCCTGAATGATCGATTGTCGTCAAAAGCATGTTAGGAGGGAAAAAGATGAACAAAGGACGCGTTCTTCAAGTCATGGGTCCGGTTGTTGACGTAAAGTTTGAAAACGGACAGCTTCCTGATATTTATAACGCGTTAAAGATTGAGTATAAAGCGCAAACAGAAAGCGAAGTCGACATTGACTTAACGTTAGAAGTTGCCCTTCACTTAGGTGATGATACTGTTCGTACAATTGCGATGTCGTCTACTGACGGGCTACAACGTGGTATGGAAGTTGTAGATACAGGTGCGCCAATCTCTGTACCAGTTGGGGACGTTACGCTTGGTCGTGTGTTCAACGTACTTGGTGAACCAATCGACTTAGAAGGAGAAATTCCTGCGGATGCTCGTCGTGATGCGATCCACAAACCAGCTCCAAAGTTTGAGGAACTTTCTACAGAAGTAGAAATTTTAGAAACTGGTATTAAAGTCGTTGACCTTCTAGCACCATACATCAAAGGTGGTAAGATCGGTCTATTTGGTGGTGCAGGAGTAGGTAAAACGGTTCTTATCCAGGAGCTTATTAACAACATCGCTCAAGAGCACGGTGGTATCTCTGTATTCGCTGGTGTAGGTGAGCGTACTCGTGAAGGTAATGACCTTTACCATGAAATGAAAGATTCCGGCGTTATCGGTAAAACAGCGATGGTATTCGGTCAGATGAACGAGCCGCCTGGAGCACGTATGCGCGTTGCGTTAACAGGTCTTACAATGGCAGAATACTTCCGTGATGAACAAGGACAAGACGTATTATTCTTTATCGACAACATCTTCCGTTTCACGCAAGCAGGTTCTGAGGTTTCCGCCCTACTTGGACGTATGCCATCTGCGGTAGGTTACCAACCAACGCTTGCAACAGAGATGGGTCAATTGCAAGAACGTATCACATCTACAAACGTTGGTTCCGTAACGTCTATCCAAGCAATTTACGTACCAGCGGACGACTATACAGACCCAGCACCAGCGACTACGTTCGCACACTTAGATGCAACTACAAACTTAGAGCGTAAACTTTCTGAGATGGGTATTTACCCTGCGGTAGACCCTCTTGCATCAACTTCTCGTGCACTAGCACCGGAAATCGTTGGTGAAGAGCACTACCGGGTAGCACGTCAAGTACAACAAACATTACAACGTTATAAAGAATTACAAGATATCATTGCGATCCTTGGTATGGATGAGCTTTCTGATGAAGATAAGCTTGTCGTACATCGTGCTCGCCGTATCCAATTCTTCTTATCACAAAACTTCCACGTAGCTGAACAATTCACTGGTCAACCAGGTTCTTATGTTCCGGTTAAGGAAACAGTTCGTGGATTTAAAGAAATCCTCGAAGGTAAATACGACCATATCCCAGAGGATGCGTTCCGTCTCGTAGGTCCAATTGAGGATGTTATTGAGAAAGCGAAACAAATGGGTGTAGAGGTATAATAACAAGGGACCAGGAGGATAAAAAATGAAGACGTTAACTGTCAGTATCGTAACTCCGGATGGCCCAGTGTATGAATCAGATGTGGAAATGGTAAGTGCAAAAGCTCAAAGCGGTGAGCTAGGAATTTTACCAGGCCATATTCCAATGGTGGCCCCGCTACAGATCGGTGCGGTACGTCTGAAAAAAGGCGGAAACACTGAGCTTGTAGCCGTTAGCGGTGGATTTTTAGAAGTGCGTCCTGATAAAGTAACGATTTTAGCGCAAGCAGCCGAAAAAGCATCCGAAATCGATGTTGAACGTGCAAAAGCGGCGAAAGAACGGGCGGAACGCCGCTTACAAGCAAAACAAGAAGACATTGATTTCAAACGTGCAGAGCTTGCCCTAAAACGTGC contains:
- a CDS encoding F0F1 ATP synthase subunit gamma, giving the protein MASLREIKGRINSTKKTSQITKAMEMVSASKLNRAELNAKSFVPYMEKIQEVVASIALGSNDVTHPMLVTRPVKKTGYLVITSDRGLAGAYNSNVLRQVYRTIQERHTSQDEYAIIAIGRIGRDFFKKRGMNVVLDITGLPDQPSFADIKAIAGKAVNMFADGTFDELYMYYNHYVSAIQQDVTEKKLLPLTDLAANNNKLISYEFEPSAEEILVTLLPQYAESLIYGALLDAKASEHAARMTAMKNATDNAKELINTLTLQYNRERQASITQEITEIVGGAAALE
- the atpD gene encoding F0F1 ATP synthase subunit beta, encoding MNKGRVLQVMGPVVDVKFENGQLPDIYNALKIEYKAQTESEVDIDLTLEVALHLGDDTVRTIAMSSTDGLQRGMEVVDTGAPISVPVGDVTLGRVFNVLGEPIDLEGEIPADARRDAIHKPAPKFEELSTEVEILETGIKVVDLLAPYIKGGKIGLFGGAGVGKTVLIQELINNIAQEHGGISVFAGVGERTREGNDLYHEMKDSGVIGKTAMVFGQMNEPPGARMRVALTGLTMAEYFRDEQGQDVLFFIDNIFRFTQAGSEVSALLGRMPSAVGYQPTLATEMGQLQERITSTNVGSVTSIQAIYVPADDYTDPAPATTFAHLDATTNLERKLSEMGIYPAVDPLASTSRALAPEIVGEEHYRVARQVQQTLQRYKELQDIIAILGMDELSDEDKLVVHRARRIQFFLSQNFHVAEQFTGQPGSYVPVKETVRGFKEILEGKYDHIPEDAFRLVGPIEDVIEKAKQMGVEV
- a CDS encoding F0F1 ATP synthase subunit epsilon, coding for MKTLTVSIVTPDGPVYESDVEMVSAKAQSGELGILPGHIPMVAPLQIGAVRLKKGGNTELVAVSGGFLEVRPDKVTILAQAAEKASEIDVERAKAAKERAERRLQAKQEDIDFKRAELALKRAMNRINVYEGRI